The following are encoded in a window of Bacteroidales bacterium genomic DNA:
- a CDS encoding ORF6N domain-containing protein, translated as MNEDNVVLIPDELILSKIYQIRDMNVMLDMDLAELYGVETKQLKRAVRRNINRFPPDFMFELSQKELFNWRSQFGTSNREKMGLRIPPFAFTEYGIIMLASVLNSERAVQVNIRIVRIFLKMREILLAHKDFIENFRQIDHILAEHDNKILLIFEYLKQLEQDKQQQDEQANRKRIGFKQDVQT; from the coding sequence ATGAATGAAGATAATGTCGTTTTGATTCCAGATGAGCTGATCTTGAGCAAAATCTATCAGATCCGTGACATGAACGTGATGCTTGATATGGACTTAGCAGAATTGTACGGTGTGGAAACCAAACAGTTAAAACGAGCTGTGAGAAGAAACATCAATCGTTTCCCACCTGATTTTATGTTTGAATTATCCCAAAAAGAACTGTTCAATTGGAGGAGTCAATTTGGCACCTCCAATCGGGAAAAGATGGGTTTACGCATTCCTCCATTTGCATTTACCGAATATGGAATTATAATGCTGGCCAGCGTGTTAAACAGTGAAAGAGCCGTACAGGTGAATATCCGGATTGTAAGAATCTTTTTAAAAATGCGGGAAATACTCCTTGCTCATAAGGATTTCATTGAGAATTTCAGGCAAATCGACCATATACTTGCCGAACACGATAATAAGATACTGCTGATCTTCGAGTACCTCAAACAACTTGAGCAGGATAAACAGCAGCAGGATGAACAGGCCAATCGTAAAAGGATCGGTTTTAAACAGGATGTTCAAACCTGA
- a CDS encoding RHS repeat-associated core domain-containing protein, with protein MELENNRRIYYLYDANGTKLQKTYYEDNRLMETTDYSGMFVYKDQHIDFILTSEGRLKWDDHDEIFYAEYFIKDHLGNVRSVVSSDPEIPSTINGTDYYPFGMEIPVYGDNDNQIKYNSKELQTEADLDWYDYGARFYDPVLARWHSVDPMAEKSRRWSPYTYCMNNPIRFIDPDGMNVDGYQDSQGNYKWFDGETAQLINKDNKLYFHVTDNKEVYNMLEAGTLDNIPELGDPGEVAPVDNTTNLEMWLDSPSENLGERALKVGADIAYSIVNSPYTLLAGESLGGTEAIPQEKMNAFIDVGPAAISFGMTKTKEVVKVTENSLKGFNQFVERSGITFSGKGWQQRASELFKSNKVNQSAIDGLNVGTFGTGVVDKTKEELDK; from the coding sequence ATGGAATTAGAAAACAACCGTAGGATTTATTATCTTTATGATGCTAATGGTACAAAACTGCAGAAAACCTATTACGAAGACAACCGCCTGATGGAAACCACCGACTACTCCGGCATGTTTGTTTACAAAGACCAACACATTGACTTCATCCTCACCTCTGAAGGAAGGCTGAAATGGGATGATCACGATGAAATTTTCTATGCCGAATACTTCATCAAGGACCACCTTGGAAATGTAAGATCAGTAGTTTCCTCTGATCCTGAAATTCCTTCCACCATTAATGGCACCGACTACTATCCCTTTGGCATGGAAATTCCTGTATACGGAGATAATGACAACCAGATCAAATACAACTCCAAGGAACTGCAGACCGAAGCCGATCTGGACTGGTACGATTACGGAGCCCGTTTCTATGACCCGGTGCTGGCTAGGTGGCATAGTGTTGATCCGATGGCGGAAAAATCACGAAGATGGTCTCCTTACACCTACTGCATGAATAATCCAATCAGGTTTATCGATCCGGATGGGATGAATGTGGATGGTTATCAAGACTCTCAAGGGAACTATAAATGGTTCGATGGTGAAACAGCCCAATTGATTAATAAAGATAATAAACTTTATTTCCATGTCACTGATAATAAGGAAGTTTATAATATGTTGGAAGCAGGAACACTTGATAATATTCCTGAATTGGGCGATCCTGGAGAGGTAGCACCAGTAGATAATACGACTAATCTTGAAATGTGGTTGGATTCACCCTCTGAAAATTTAGGTGAAAGAGCTCTTAAGGTTGGAGCAGATATTGCCTATTCTATTGTTAACTCCCCTTATACATTATTAGCTGGAGAGTCTTTAGGGGGTACTGAAGCTATTCCACAAGAGAAAATGAATGCTTTTATTGATGTAGGACCTGCTGCAATATCTTTTGGGATGACAAAAACGAAAGAAGTTGTTAAGGTTACTGAAAATTCGCTTAAAGGATTTAACCAGTTTGTTGAAAGAAGCGGTATCACTTTTAGCGGGAAAGGATGGCAACAAAGGGCAAGTGAGCTTTTCAAATCAAATAAAGTCAATCAATCTGCTATAGATGGTTTAAATGTTGGCACTTTCGGAACAGGTGTTGTGGACAAAACTAAGGAAGAACTTGATAAATAA